Genomic segment of Umezawaea sp. Da 62-37:
GCCGGCTTGACTTGGGGCCGCTCTTTTCGGCCCTCGGCGGTCTAAAAGGGCAGGTGGTGGAGCTCCTGCCCGCCGTTGAAAGTGTAGGGCCGAAAACCCCAAGTAAAGCCGGCCGCACAGCGGACGAGCGCTGCTCGGTGCCGTTGTGGTCGGGCGGTTTGCCCGGTGGGGTCGGGCGGTTTGTCGTTGTGGTCGGGCGGCGTTTCTAAAGGTCCTTGAGGTGGGCTTCCACGCGGTCGACCTTGGCGGTGAGTTGGCCGGTGAAGCCGGGGCGGATGTCGGCCTTGAGGACGAGGCTGACGCGGGGGGCGGTGGCTTGTACGGCTTCGGTTGCTTGTTTCACGACGGCCATGACCTCGTCCCAGTCGCCCTCGATGAGGGTGAACATGGCGTTGGTCTCGTTGGGCAGGCCGGATTCGCGGACTACGCGGACGGCTTCGGCGACGGCCTTGGCGACGCTGTCGGACTCGCCTCCGAGTGGACTGACGCTGAACGCGATGAGCACTGTGCCTCCTGGACCTCTCGCTGGTACCCACTGGTAGCTTCGGCGCCATGACGCCCCAGCCGCTGCCTTTCGACCCGATCGCACGAGCGGCCGAGCTGTGGGAGAAGCGGATCGGACCGTCGACGTCGATGGCGGCGGTCACGAGCGTCATGCGGGTACAGCAAATCATCCAGTCGGCCGTCGATGCCGCGTTGAAGCCGCACGGGTTGACGTTCGCGCGGTACGAGGCGCTGGTGCTGTTGACGTTCTCCAAGGTGGGCAGCCTGCCGATGCGGGTGATGGGTGAGCGGCTCCAGCTGCACCCGACCAGCGTGACCAACATCGTGGACCGGTTGGAGGCCGACGGGCTGGTGCGGCGGAATCCGCATCCGACCGATCGGCGCACGACGCTGGTGGAGATCACCGACGCGGGGCGCGCTCGGCGTGAGGTGGCTACCGAGGCCGTGATCGGCGTGGACTTCGGGTTGCGGGGGCTGACCGAGCGGCAGACCGAGCAGCTGACGGACCTGTTGGCGAAGGTCCGGCGGGCGGTCGGGGACTTCGAGGATTAAATCCGTCGCGTACCGGGGTGGTCTGGGCCACCCTGTGCTGATGCGCGAGGTCATCGCCCTGGTCACGGTCGACGGGGAGTACGCGGGAGCCCTCGGGCCGTTCGTGGTGGACAGCCGGTGGTGGAACCACGTCGAGCCCGTGGTCGAGCACCTCGAAAGGGTGCTCGGTGTGCCGACGAGCGTGCTGCGGCTCGTCAAGGGGGTCGGGGAGTTCACCAGGGGCGGCACGACCACCTACCAGGTCGAGGCCCACGGGAAGCCGGACCTGAGCGCGCTGGTCGCCGAGCCCGTCCACGTGTTCCCGGACGATCCGCTGCGGATGCCGTGGGCCAAACCCGGTGGTCCCGCCGAGCTGGTCGCGTGGGCCGAGGAGCACGTCACCCGGACCGGCGAAGTGCGGCAGGTGAAGACCTGGAACCTGTCGTGCGTGTTCCGGGTGGAGACCGATGCCGGCCGGGTGTGGGTGAAGGCGCTGCCGCCGTTCTTCGCGGCCGAGCCGGTCGCGTTGCGGCTGGTGTCCGCGCTGGACCCGACGCTGGTGCCCGAGGTGATCGCCGCCGCGCCGCTGCGGGTGCTGATGGCGGACGCGCCGGGCGGGCCCTGCTGGGAGCCCACGGCGGAGCAGATCCGGTCGGTGGTGCCGCGGCTGGTCCGCGTTCAGGCCGCGCTCGCGGGTGACCGGCGTCCCGGTCTGCCGGAGGTGCCGATCTGGTCATCCGAGGTCGAGGGCTCCCGTGAACGGGCGGAGGCGCTGCTCACGACGGGGCTGCCGATGACGTTGCTGCACGGCGACTTCCACCCCGGCAACTGGCAGTCCGACGGTACCGGCCACCAAGTGATCGACTGGGCCGACGCGCACTGGGGGCACCCGGCGCTGGACGCGGCGCGGCTGTGGACGTTCCTCGCGCCCGAGAAGCGGCCGCTGCTGGCCGAGGTGTGGACGGCGGCCTGGCTGGAGCACGTGCCGGACGGCGATCCGGCCACGGCGCTGGAGCTGGCGATCCCGTTGGTGCACGTGTTCAACGCGGTCCGCTACCGCGAGTTCCTGGCGAACATCGAGGACAGCGAGCAGGTCTACCACCTCGGGGATCCCGAGTACGAGATCCGGAAGGCTCAGGCAGCGCTGTCCTGAAGGCCCGTCCCGCGGGCTTCCAGCCTGCCGGTCCGGGTCGCCCAGCGCTCGAACACGACCGTGCCGAACGGCGGGATGCTCGCCAGCAGCGCGAGGAGCGCGGTGCCGCGCTCCCACTTCAGGGCGGAGCTCGCGAGCAGGGTCACGAGGATGTAGACGACGAAGACGGCACCGTGGATCGGGCCGAAGACCTTCACCCCGATCTCGTTCTCCACCAGCGCGTACTTGAACAGCATGCCGATCAGCAGACCGGCCCAGGACACCGCCTCGGCCGTGGCGAGCAGGCGGAAGCGGCCGACGGGGCTGGTGAGCATGCCGTCCATTGTGCGGCGTGAGCGCGCTCACCAGCCCGTCGGGGGTCAGTCCTCCCAGCGGAACACGCGCGAGGCGGTGAAGCCGACCACGAGCGTGAAGCCGATCAGCACGGCCGACGGGACGACCAGCGCGCCGATCCCCTTGCCGCGCACCAGGACGTCGAGCATCCCGTCGTTCATGTGCCGCAACGGCAGCGCCTTCGACACCGCCTGGAGCCAGCCGGGCGCGTTCTCGATGGGGAAGAACGTGCCGGACAGGAACGACATCGGCAGCACGATGATGTTGGCCGCGCCGCTCGCGGCCTCCTCCGTCTTGCAGAACGCGCCGACCAGCATGCCGATCGCGAAGAACGCCAGCGTGCCCAGCACGAGCAGCGGCAGCGCGAGGTACCAGCTGCCGGACAGCCGGAGCCCGAACGGCGGGGTCGACGCGACGGCCACGAACAGCGCGGCTTGGAGCACCGCCACGCCGACGCTGACCACGACCCTGGAGGTCAGCACGGTGAACGCGCTCACCGGCGCCAGCCGGATCCGGCGCAGCACCTGCTTCTTGCGCCACGACACCAGGGTCAGCGCCGACCCGAACACCGCGGAGATCGACACGCCCCACGAGAGGATGCCGGGCGTCAGGTACTGGATCGGTTTGAGGGAGGCGTCCTCGACCGGCTGCCGGTCCAGCGTGAACGCGGGCGGCTGACCGGTCGCCCCGAGGTTGACCTTGTCCACGACACCGGACACGAGCCCGTTCACGGTGCCCGCCGCGACCTGGTCGCTGGCGGCGAACCGCAGCCGGACGTCGGTGCCGCTCAGGATCAGCGCGGCGGGCAGGTCGCCGTCCTTGACCTTGTCGAGCGCGGCCTGCTGGTCGTCGAACCGCTGCACCTCCACCGCGCCGGTCTGCTCCAGCGCGGCCACCACGGGCCCGTCGCCGACCACGGCCAGCTTGATCTTGTCCGTGCCGGAGTCCCGGAACAGCAGCCCGAAGACCACCAGGAACATCAGCGGGAACACGAACATGAAGAACAGCGACATCCGGTCCCGCAGGAACCCCTTGACCATCGCCACCGACAGGCTCTTGAACGCGGTGCTCATGCCCGGTACTCCCGTCCAGTCAGGTCGAGGAAGACGTCCTCCAGGGTCGCGGTCCGCACCT
This window contains:
- a CDS encoding MTH1187 family thiamine-binding protein: MLIAFSVSPLGGESDSVAKAVAEAVRVVRESGLPNETNAMFTLIEGDWDEVMAVVKQATEAVQATAPRVSLVLKADIRPGFTGQLTAKVDRVEAHLKDL
- a CDS encoding MarR family transcriptional regulator, with amino-acid sequence MTPQPLPFDPIARAAELWEKRIGPSTSMAAVTSVMRVQQIIQSAVDAALKPHGLTFARYEALVLLTFSKVGSLPMRVMGERLQLHPTSVTNIVDRLEADGLVRRNPHPTDRRTTLVEITDAGRARREVATEAVIGVDFGLRGLTERQTEQLTDLLAKVRRAVGDFED
- a CDS encoding aminoglycoside phosphotransferase family protein; protein product: MREVIALVTVDGEYAGALGPFVVDSRWWNHVEPVVEHLERVLGVPTSVLRLVKGVGEFTRGGTTTYQVEAHGKPDLSALVAEPVHVFPDDPLRMPWAKPGGPAELVAWAEEHVTRTGEVRQVKTWNLSCVFRVETDAGRVWVKALPPFFAAEPVALRLVSALDPTLVPEVIAAAPLRVLMADAPGGPCWEPTAEQIRSVVPRLVRVQAALAGDRRPGLPEVPIWSSEVEGSRERAEALLTTGLPMTLLHGDFHPGNWQSDGTGHQVIDWADAHWGHPALDAARLWTFLAPEKRPLLAEVWTAAWLEHVPDGDPATALELAIPLVHVFNAVRYREFLANIEDSEQVYHLGDPEYEIRKAQAALS
- a CDS encoding DUF3817 domain-containing protein gives rise to the protein MLTSPVGRFRLLATAEAVSWAGLLIGMLFKYALVENEIGVKVFGPIHGAVFVVYILVTLLASSALKWERGTALLALLASIPPFGTVVFERWATRTGRLEARGTGLQDSAA
- a CDS encoding ABC transporter permease: MSTAFKSLSVAMVKGFLRDRMSLFFMFVFPLMFLVVFGLLFRDSGTDKIKLAVVGDGPVVAALEQTGAVEVQRFDDQQAALDKVKDGDLPAALILSGTDVRLRFAASDQVAAGTVNGLVSGVVDKVNLGATGQPPAFTLDRQPVEDASLKPIQYLTPGILSWGVSISAVFGSALTLVSWRKKQVLRRIRLAPVSAFTVLTSRVVVSVGVAVLQAALFVAVASTPPFGLRLSGSWYLALPLLVLGTLAFFAIGMLVGAFCKTEEAASGAANIIVLPMSFLSGTFFPIENAPGWLQAVSKALPLRHMNDGMLDVLVRGKGIGALVVPSAVLIGFTLVVGFTASRVFRWED